The Scomber scombrus chromosome 22, fScoSco1.1, whole genome shotgun sequence genome has a window encoding:
- the kics2 gene encoding KICSTOR subunit 2 → MTEVEELRPVPRERAILESFFTQLGMFSFDRAKDYVEKEKDNSRSAGAIWAALLAALAHLAAAEKAYHNMTFLGQKMGGQSFFSRKDSIRTIYTSLYNELRKVVTMGRHSQPGSASYLEDLLSHLSEQLCHFTQARMEMADLYEKMHSLGSQKSINSDELVTTLEAVLHKYSSKFHHPILGRVEESFQTEVDVVTQLLRCQAQVSEWHFLPALLSLHGANSKLTAWGQLFQRQKETRKNLFGQSQKAVQPPHLYLWLQRFQAVLLAKFSFYFHEALSRQTAPADMRALTARTAPDYHGKICSFIRKHDASNVSLVFDNRGSESFQGHGYHHPHSYREAPKGVEQFPAVVSLPSGERPLTHWPNVIMMMGDRAAELNTLDKVVHFYDDKVQSTYYLTRPEPHFTLVVIFDGRKSEKDLHIAAFLQEISGSLRNSKPFSTLKPGSKG, encoded by the exons ATGAcggaggtggaggagctgcGGCCGGTTCCCAGGGAGAGAGCCATCCTGGAGAGCTTCTTCACGCAGCTCGGCATGTTTTCTTTCGACCGGGCCAAGGACTAtgtggagaaggagaaggacaACAGCCGGAGTGCAGGAGCCATCTGGGCTGCACTGCTGGCTGCACTGGCTCACCTGGCTGCAGCAGAGAAAGCCTACCATAACATGACCTTCCTGGGACAGAAGATGG gcgGTCAGTCTTTCTTCAGCCGGAAGGACTCCATCCGAACCATCTACACCTCCCTGTACAACGAGCTGAGGAAAGTGGTGACGATGGGGCGCCACAGCCAGCCGGGCTCCGCCTCCTACCTGGAGGACCTGCTGTCGCACCTGTCAGAGCAGCTCTGCCACTTCACGCAGGCCCGCATGGAGATGGCCGACCTGTACGAGAAGATGCACTCGCTGGGAAGCCAGAAGAGCATCAACTCAGACGAACTGGTGACAACGCTGGAGGCCGTCCTGCACAAATACAGCTCCAA aTTCCACCACCCCATCCTGGGCCGCGTGGAGGAGAGCTTCCAGACCGAGGTGGATGTGGTGACCCAGTTACTGCGCTGCCAGGCTCAGGTGTCCGAGTGGCATTTCCTGCCAGCTCTGCTCAGCCTGCACGGTGCCAACTCCAAGCTCACCGCCTGGGGTCAGCTGTTCCAGCGGCAGAAAGAGACCCGCAAGAATCTGTTCGGTCAGTCCCAGAAGGCCGTGCAGCCTCCTCACCTGTACCTGTGGCTGCAGCGCTTCCAGGCGGTGCTGCTGGCCAAGTTCAGCTTCTACTTCCACGAAGCCCTGAGCCGCCAGACCGCCCCGGCCGACATGAGAGCGCTGACCGCCCGCACCGCGCCGGACTACCACGGCAAGATCTGCTCCTTCATCCGCAAACACGACGCCAGCAACGTGTCTCTGGTGTTTGATAACCGTGGCTCGGAAAGCTTCCAGGGCCACGGATACCACCACCCGCACTCCTACAGAGAAGCACCGAAGGGCGTGGAGCAGTTCCCCGCCGTGGTGTCGCTGCCGTCAGGGGAGCGGCCGCTCACGCACTGGCCCAATGTCATCATGATGATGGGAGACCGCGCCGCCGAGCTCAACACTCTGGACAAGGTGGTGCACTTCTACGACGATAAAGTCCAGAGCACCTACTACCTGACGCGCCCCGAGCCACACTTCACCCTGGTGGTCATATTTGACGGCAGGAAGTCGGAGAAGGATTTGCACATCGCCGCCTTCCTGCAGGAGATCTCGGGCTCGCTGAGAAACTCCAAACCCTTCAGCACCCTCAAACCTGGATCAAAAGGCTGA